A section of the Phacochoerus africanus isolate WHEZ1 chromosome 4, ROS_Pafr_v1, whole genome shotgun sequence genome encodes:
- the LOC125126448 gene encoding protocadherin beta-15-like, with protein sequence MEVGGERCAKQRQVLILFLLLGVALAGWESRRYSVMEEAESGSFVANLAKDLGLGVGELAAREAQVVSEDNEPRLQLDLQTGELILNEKLDREEMCGSTETCVMHFQVLLKKPMEVFRAELLVRDINDHSPEFPEREMTLKILETSPPGTVFPLKKAQDLDVGNNNIQNYYISPNSYFHVSTRNRGDGRKYPELVLDKELDREEQAELRLTVTALDGGSPPRSGTAQVRISILDVNDNAPEFAQTHYQVQVSEDSPVGTLVVKVSARDLDAGTNGEISYSLFYSSQEISSTFELDSISGEVRLIKKLDFETVPSYELEIDASDGGGLSGKCSVSIEVVDVNDNSPELTISSLTSPIPENAPETEVALFRIRDRDSGDNGRMACSIQDDLPFLLKPSEENFYTLVTEGALDREERAEYNITITVSDLGTPRRHTQHNLTVRVADVNDNAPAFSQPAYTLRVRENNSPALHIGTVRATDADAGANAQLTYSLLPPSDPHLPLASLVAINPDTGQLFALRALDYEALRAFDFQVRAADRGAPALSSQARVRVLVADANDHAPVVLYPPQNASAPCPELLPRAAEPGYLLAKVVAVDGDAGQNAWLSYRLLQATEPGLFGVGAHSGEVRTARPLSERDAPRQRLLLLVRDHGEPPLSASVALHVLLVDGFSQPYLPPPEAPGRAPGAGADEPLTVSLVGALACVSALLVGSLLALGAGRLCRRGGAASAGGGSGPAEGGVAGQLLDVGGTGTLAHSYRYEVCLAGVSGSDEFKFLKPVFPNILGQDVERKSEGSPTFENSLGI encoded by the coding sequence ATGGAAGTCGGAGGGGAACGCTGTGCTAAACAAAGGCAAGTCCtgattctctttctcttgctgGGAGTGGCGCTGGCAGGCTGGGAATCCCGTCGCTATTCCGTGATGGAGGAAGCTGAGAGCGGCTCGTTTGTGGCTAATCTGGCCAAGGACCTGGGGCTGGGAGTTGGGGAGCTAGCTGCGCGGGAAGCCCAGGTGGTCTCTGAGGACAACGAACCCCGGTTGCAGCTGGATCTGCAGACCGGGGAGTTGATATTAAATGAGAAACTGGACCGGGAGGAGATGTGCGGTTCCACAGAGACATGTGTGATGCATTTCCAAGTGTTACTGAAAAAACCAATGGAAGTATTTCGAGCTGAGCTATTGGTGAGAGACATAAACGACCATTCTCCTGAATTTCCTGAAAGAGAGATGACACTGAAAATCCTAGAGACTAGCCCTCCTGGGACGGTGTTTCCTCTGAAAAAAGCCCAGGACTTGGACGTGGGCAACAACAACATCCAAAACTACTATATCAGTCCCAACTCTTATTTCCATGTTTCCACCCGAAACCGAGGTGACGGCAGGAAATACCCAGAGCTGGTGCTGGACAAAGAGCTGGATCGAGAGGAGCAAGCTGAGCTCAGATTAACCGTCACAGCACTGGATGGTGGCTCTCCACCCCGGTCTGGCACTGCCCAGGTCCGCATCTCGATCTTGGACGTCAATGACAATGCCCCTGAGTTTGCACAGACCCACTACCAAGTGCAGGTCTCAGAGGACAGTCCTGTAGGCACTCTAGTTGTCAAGGTCTCTGCCAGAGATTTAGACGCTGGGACAAATGGAGAGATATCATACTCACTTTTTTATAGTTCTCAAGAGATAAGCTCAACTTTTGAGCTAGACAGCATTTCAGGAGAAGTCAGACTAATTAAAAAACTAGACTTTGAGACAGTACCCTCATATGAGTTGGAAATAGATGCATCTGATGGCGGAGGACTTTCTGGAAAATGCTCTGTCTCCATTGAAGTGGTGGATGTTAACGACAACTCCCCAGAACTAACGATTTCATCACTTACCAGCCCCATTCCTGAAAATGCCCCTGAGACAGAAGTGGCCCTGTTTAGGATTCGTGACCGAGACTCGGGGGACAATGGAAGGATGGCTTGCTCCATCCAGGATGATCTCCCCTTCCTCCTGAAACCATCTGAAGAGAATTTCTACACCTTGGTAACAGAAGGAGCGCTGGACCGAGAGGAAAGAGCCGAGTACAACATCACCATCACCGTCTCCGACCTGGGGACCCCCCGGCGGCACACCCAGCACAACCTGACCGTGCGCGTGGCCGACGTCAACGACAACGCGCCCGCCTTCAGCCAGCCCGCCTACACCCTGCGCGTCCGCGAGAACAACAGCCCCGCCCTGCACATCGGCACCGTCCGCGCCACCGACGCCGACGCGGGCGCCAACGCCCAGCTCACCTACTCGCTGCTGCCGCCCTCCGACCCGCACCTGCCCCTCGCCTCGCTCGTGGCCATCAACCCCGACACCGGCCAGCTCTTCGCCCTGCGCGCCCTCGACTACGAGGCCCTGCGCGCCTTCGACTTCCAGGTGCGCGCCGCCGACCGCGGCGCGCCCGCGCTCAGCAGCCAGGCGCGGGTGCGCGTGCTCGTGGCCGACGCCAACGACCACGCGCCCGTCGTGCTCTACCCGCCGCAGAACGCCTCGGCGCCCTGCCCCGAGCTGCTGCCCCGGGCGGCCGAGCCGGGCTACCTGCTGGCCAAGGTGGTGGCGGTGGACGGCGACGCGGGCCAGAACGCCTGGCTGTCCTACCGCCTGCTGCAGGCCACCGAGCCCGGGCTCTTCGGCGTGGGCGCGCACAGCGGCGAGGTGCGCACGGCCCGCCCGCTGAGCGAGCGCGACGCGCCCCGGcagcggctgctgctgctggtgcggGACCACGGCGAGCCGCCGCTCTCGGCCAGCGTCGCGCTGCACGTGCTGCTGGTGGACGGCTTCTCGCAGCCCTACCTGCCGCCGCCCGAGGCCCCCGGCCGCGCGCCGGGCGCCGGCGCGGACGAGCCGCTCACCGTCTCGCTGGTGGGGGCGCTGGCGTGCGTGTCGGCGCTGCTGGTGGGGTCGCTGCTGGCCTTGGGGGCGGGGCGGCTgtgccggcggggcggggcggcctcGGCGGGGGGCGGCTCGGGGCCCGCGGAGGGCGGCGTCGCGGGCCAGCTGCTGGACGTGGGCGGCACGGGGACCCTGGCCCACAGCTACCGCTACGAGGTGTGTCTGGCAGGGGTAAGTGGGAGTGATGAGTTCAAATTCTTGAAGCCTGTCTTCCCCAACATTCTAGGACAGGACGTTGAGAGGAAGTCAGAAGGAAGTCCAACCTTCGAGAATAGTTTAGGTATCTGA